The proteins below come from a single Aegilops tauschii subsp. strangulata cultivar AL8/78 chromosome 6, Aet v6.0, whole genome shotgun sequence genomic window:
- the LOC109767138 gene encoding putative ripening-related protein 2, giving the protein MSHKKMTMSCLVVLALLLATLRPGKGHSCEDCCEAGKAYPTYRCSPPVVAGATRAIMTLNDFDEGGDGGDPSACDAVFHRNSERVVALSTGWYAGGSRCGDRIRIRANGRSVLAKVVDECDREHAFQPPCRNNVVDASQAVWDALGITGEEVGEYGITWSDA; this is encoded by the coding sequence ATGTCTCACAAGAAGATGACCATGAGCTGCCTCGTCGTGCTGGCACTGCTGCTGGCGACGCTCCGGCCGGGCAAGGGCCACTCGTGCGAGGACTGCTGCGAGGCAGGGAAGGCGTACCCGACGTACCGGTGCTCGCCGCCGGTCGTCGCGGGAGCCACCAGGGCCATCATGACGCTCAACGACTTcgacgagggcggcgacggcggggacCCGTCGGCGTGCGACGCAGTCTTCCACCGCAACTCGGAGCGCGTGGTGGCGCTGTCCACGGGGTGGTACGCCGGGGGCTCCCGCTGCGGCGACCGCATACGGATCCGAGCCAACGGCAGGTCCGTGCTCGCCAAGGTCGTCGACGAGTGCGACCGCGAGCACGCCTTCCAGCCGCCGTGCCGCAACAACGTCGTCGACGCGTCCCAGGCGGTGTGGGACGCGCTCGGCATCACCGGCGAGGAGGTCGGCGAGTACGGCATCACCTGGTCAGATGCATGA